From Streptomyces sp. HUAS MG91, the proteins below share one genomic window:
- the pstC gene encoding phosphate ABC transporter permease subunit PstC has product MDITTQPPAPPAPADRPTTGQAKRAARGATRPGDRVFLGLSRGAGILLLVVMAAIAVFLTYRAALVLPDNNGNFLTTFEWNATAEPPVFGIAVLAFGTIVTSIVAMLIAVPVAVGIALFLTHYAPKRLSGAIAYVIDLLAAVPSIVYGLWGALFLVPHMEGLFGWLDDYFGWTGIFAWEGGAPRTLLTVGILLAIMILPIITNVSREVFKQAPLMHQEAALALGATRWEVIRMSVIPFGRSGVISASMLGLGRALGETMAVATVLSPDFLIHASLLDPGGGTFAQNIAAKFAEANDQGRDALIASGLVLFVITLIVNGAARMIIARRKEYSGANA; this is encoded by the coding sequence ATGGACATCACCACGCAACCACCGGCGCCACCAGCGCCCGCCGACCGCCCCACCACCGGCCAGGCCAAGCGCGCCGCCCGCGGCGCCACCCGCCCCGGAGACCGCGTCTTCCTCGGTCTCTCCCGCGGCGCGGGCATCCTGCTCCTGGTCGTCATGGCCGCGATCGCGGTCTTCCTGACCTACCGTGCCGCTCTCGTCCTCCCCGACAACAACGGCAACTTCCTCACCACCTTCGAGTGGAACGCGACGGCCGAGCCGCCCGTCTTCGGCATAGCCGTCCTCGCCTTCGGCACGATCGTCACCTCGATCGTCGCCATGCTGATCGCGGTCCCGGTCGCCGTCGGCATCGCGCTCTTCCTGACGCACTACGCGCCGAAGCGGCTGAGCGGCGCCATCGCCTACGTGATCGACCTGCTGGCCGCCGTGCCCTCGATCGTCTACGGCCTGTGGGGCGCCCTCTTCCTGGTGCCGCACATGGAGGGCCTGTTCGGCTGGCTCGACGACTACTTCGGCTGGACCGGCATCTTCGCCTGGGAGGGCGGCGCGCCGCGCACCTTGCTCACCGTCGGCATCCTGCTGGCGATCATGATCCTGCCGATCATCACGAACGTCTCCCGCGAGGTCTTCAAGCAGGCCCCCCTGATGCACCAGGAGGCGGCCCTCGCGCTCGGCGCCACCCGCTGGGAGGTCATCCGCATGTCGGTGATCCCCTTCGGCCGCTCCGGCGTGATCTCGGCCTCGATGCTCGGCCTCGGCCGCGCGCTCGGCGAGACGATGGCCGTCGCCACGGTCCTCTCCCCCGACTTCCTGATCCACGCCAGCCTGCTCGACCCGGGCGGCGGCACCTTCGCGCAGAACATCGCCGCGAAGTTCGCCGAGGCCAACGACCAGGGCCGCGACGCCCTCATCGCCTCCGGCCTCGTCCTCTTCGTCATCACGCTGATCGTGAACGGCGCGGCCCGCATGATCATCGCCCGCCGCAAGGAGTACTCGGGGGCCAACGCATGA
- the pstB gene encoding phosphate ABC transporter ATP-binding protein PstB: MAKRIDVSGLTAYYGSHKAIEDISMTVEPRSVTAFIGPSGCGKSTFLRTLNRMHEVTPGGRVEGKVLLDDEDLYASAVDPVAVRRTVGMVFQRPNPFPTMSIFDNVAAGLKLNGTYKKSELSDVVEKSLKGANLWNEVKDRLNKPGSGLSGGQQQRLCIARAIAVEPQVLLMDEPCSALDPISTLAIEDLIGELKERFTIVIVTHNMQQAARVSDRTAFFNLAAVGQPGKLIEIDETERIFSNPSVQATEDYISGRFG, from the coding sequence ATGGCCAAGCGAATCGACGTAAGCGGTCTGACCGCCTACTACGGATCCCACAAGGCGATCGAAGACATCTCCATGACCGTCGAGCCCCGCTCTGTGACGGCCTTCATCGGCCCCTCCGGCTGCGGCAAGTCGACGTTCCTGCGCACCCTCAACCGGATGCACGAGGTCACCCCCGGCGGCCGCGTCGAGGGCAAGGTCCTGCTGGACGACGAGGACCTGTACGCCTCCGCGGTCGACCCGGTCGCCGTGCGCCGTACGGTCGGCATGGTCTTCCAGCGCCCCAACCCCTTCCCCACCATGTCGATCTTCGACAACGTGGCGGCGGGCCTGAAGCTCAACGGCACGTACAAGAAGTCGGAGCTCTCCGACGTCGTCGAGAAGTCGCTGAAGGGCGCCAACCTCTGGAACGAGGTCAAGGACCGCCTGAACAAGCCCGGCTCCGGCCTCTCCGGCGGCCAGCAGCAGCGCCTGTGCATCGCCCGCGCCATCGCGGTCGAGCCGCAGGTCCTGCTCATGGACGAGCCCTGCTCGGCCCTCGACCCGATCTCCACCCTCGCCATCGAGGACCTGATCGGCGAGCTGAAGGAGCGCTTCACGATCGTCATCGTGACGCACAACATGCAGCAGGCGGCCCGCGTCTCGGACCGCACCGCGTTCTTCAACCTCGCGGCGGTCGGCCAGCCCGGCAAGCTCATAGAGATCGACGAGACGGAACGCATCTTCTCCAACCCCTCCGTCCAGGCCACCGAGGACTACATCTCGGGCCGCTTCGGCTAA
- a CDS encoding metal-sensitive transcriptional regulator: MTTDATEAEPTAEIVTDHDRGIHGYHHQKAEHLKRLRRIEGQIRGLQRMVDEDVYCIDILTQVSASTKALQSFALQLLEEHLRHCVADAALKGGEEIDAKVEEATKAIARLLRT, from the coding sequence ATGACCACGGACGCCACCGAAGCAGAGCCCACGGCCGAGATCGTGACCGACCACGACCGCGGCATCCACGGCTACCACCACCAGAAGGCCGAGCACCTCAAGCGCCTGCGCCGGATCGAGGGCCAGATCCGCGGGCTCCAGCGCATGGTGGACGAGGACGTCTACTGCATCGACATACTCACCCAGGTCTCGGCCTCCACGAAGGCCCTGCAGTCGTTCGCGCTGCAACTCCTGGAGGAGCACCTGCGCCACTGTGTGGCGGACGCCGCACTCAAGGGCGGCGAGGAGATCGACGCCAAGGTCGAGGAGGCCACGAAGGCGATCGCGCGGCTGCTGCGCACCTGA
- a CDS encoding inorganic phosphate transporter — MDTFSLIVTIGVALGFTYTNGFHDSANAIATSVSTRALTPRAALAMAAVMNLAGAFLGSGVAKTVSEGIIATPEGDKGMGILFAALAGAIVWNLITWYFGLPSSSSHALFGGMVGAALAGGTTVYWSGVWEKIVIPMFTSPVIGLVVGYLVMTAIMWLFRRSNPHKAKRGFRIAQTVSAAGMALGHGLQDAQKTMGIVVMALVIGGHETFEDPIPVWVKIVCAVMLSLGTYAGGWRIMRTLGRKIIELDPPQGFAAETTGASIMFGSAFLFHAPISTTHVITSAIMGVGATKRVNAVRWGVAKNIVIGWFITMPAAALVAAASYGIVWLAFG, encoded by the coding sequence ATGGACACCTTCTCCCTGATCGTGACGATCGGCGTCGCGCTCGGATTCACGTACACGAACGGCTTTCACGACTCCGCGAACGCCATCGCCACTTCCGTATCCACTCGTGCCCTGACGCCCCGTGCGGCGCTCGCCATGGCCGCGGTCATGAACCTCGCCGGTGCCTTCCTCGGCAGCGGTGTCGCCAAGACGGTGAGTGAGGGGATCATCGCGACCCCCGAGGGCGACAAGGGCATGGGCATTCTGTTCGCCGCCCTCGCCGGCGCCATCGTGTGGAACCTCATCACCTGGTACTTCGGGCTTCCCTCGTCGTCCTCGCACGCCCTGTTCGGTGGAATGGTGGGTGCCGCCCTCGCGGGCGGGACCACCGTCTACTGGTCCGGGGTGTGGGAGAAGATCGTCATCCCGATGTTCACGTCGCCGGTGATCGGTCTCGTCGTCGGTTACCTGGTGATGACGGCCATCATGTGGCTCTTCCGGCGCTCCAACCCGCACAAGGCCAAGCGCGGCTTCCGGATCGCGCAGACCGTCTCGGCGGCCGGCATGGCGCTCGGCCACGGCCTCCAGGACGCGCAGAAGACCATGGGCATCGTGGTCATGGCGCTGGTCATCGGCGGCCACGAGACGTTCGAGGACCCGATTCCGGTCTGGGTCAAGATCGTCTGTGCCGTGATGCTGTCGCTCGGCACGTACGCGGGCGGCTGGCGCATCATGCGGACGCTCGGCCGCAAGATCATCGAGCTGGACCCGCCGCAGGGGTTCGCCGCCGAGACGACCGGCGCCTCGATCATGTTCGGCTCGGCGTTCCTGTTCCACGCGCCGATCTCGACGACCCACGTCATCACCTCGGCGATCATGGGTGTCGGGGCGACGAAGCGGGTGAACGCCGTGCGGTGGGGTGTCGCCAAGAACATCGTCATCGGGTGGTTCATCACGATGCCGGCCGCAGCCCTGGTCGCTGCCGCGTCCTACGGGATTGTCTGGCTGGCCTTCGGTTAG
- the pstS gene encoding phosphate ABC transporter substrate-binding protein PstS, with translation MKLQRKNRLRALSLGALAVSGALALTACGSDDTNTGGGSSASSSSNAKNNIECKDAKGQLLGNGSSAQANAIDAWRQTFSQACSGVQINYKPEGSGAGVTAFNQGQVAFAGSDSALKPEEVAASKKVCSGGQGIDLPMVGGPIAVAYNLDGVDNLVLDGPTLAKIFDSKITKWNDAAIKKLNPDAKLPATKIQAFHRSDESGTTDNFTKYLKATAASDWKYEGGKAWQAKGGQSAQGSSGLAQQVKQTSGSITYVELSYAKDGLKTVDIDTGASAPVKATTENASKAIADAKVVGTGKDLALELNYATKADGAYPITLVTYEIVCDKGNKSDTLAATKSFLTYMASEEGQGALSDLGYAPIPAEINAKVRETVASIS, from the coding sequence GTGAAGCTTCAGCGCAAGAACCGGCTCCGCGCCCTCTCCCTCGGCGCTCTCGCCGTCTCCGGCGCCCTGGCCCTCACGGCGTGCGGCTCGGACGACACGAACACCGGCGGCGGCAGCAGCGCCAGCTCGTCCTCCAACGCCAAGAACAACATCGAGTGCAAGGACGCCAAGGGCCAGCTCCTCGGCAACGGCTCGTCGGCGCAGGCGAACGCGATCGACGCGTGGCGCCAGACGTTCTCGCAGGCCTGCTCGGGCGTGCAGATCAACTACAAGCCCGAGGGTTCCGGCGCCGGTGTGACCGCCTTCAACCAGGGCCAGGTCGCCTTCGCCGGCTCCGACTCCGCGCTCAAGCCGGAAGAGGTCGCCGCCTCCAAGAAGGTCTGCTCCGGCGGCCAGGGCATCGACCTGCCGATGGTCGGCGGCCCGATCGCCGTCGCGTACAACCTGGACGGCGTCGACAACCTCGTCCTGGACGGCCCGACGCTCGCCAAGATCTTCGACTCGAAGATCACCAAGTGGAACGACGCGGCGATCAAGAAGCTGAACCCCGACGCGAAGCTCCCCGCCACCAAGATCCAGGCGTTCCACCGCTCGGACGAGTCCGGCACCACGGACAACTTCACCAAGTACCTCAAGGCCACGGCCGCGAGCGACTGGAAGTACGAGGGCGGCAAGGCCTGGCAGGCCAAGGGCGGCCAGTCCGCGCAGGGCTCCTCCGGCCTCGCCCAGCAGGTCAAGCAGACCTCCGGCTCGATCACCTACGTCGAGCTGTCCTACGCCAAGGACGGCCTGAAGACGGTCGACATCGACACCGGCGCCTCCGCCCCGGTCAAGGCCACCACGGAGAACGCCTCCAAGGCGATCGCCGACGCCAAGGTCGTGGGCACGGGCAAGGACCTCGCCCTGGAGCTGAACTACGCCACCAAGGCCGACGGCGCCTACCCGATCACCCTCGTCACCTACGAGATCGTCTGCGACAAGGGCAATAAGTCGGACACCCTCGCCGCCACCAAGTCCTTCCTGACCTACATGGCCAGCGAGGAGGGCCAGGGCGCCCTGTCGGACCTGGGCTACGCCCCGATCCCGGCCGAGATCAACGCGAAGGTCCGCGAGACCGTCGCCAGCATCAGCTGA
- a CDS encoding NUDIX hydrolase encodes MTVPQCPDDDTDTVLAAGCVLWRRALLDDGLEICLVHRPKYGDWSHPKGKLKRGEAPLAGALREVREETGHDCAPGAALPTMRYTVNGRPKKVSYWAAEATSGAFLPNREVDRILWLPPVAARNRLTQPRDRTLVDALLDALHMT; translated from the coding sequence ATGACCGTGCCCCAGTGCCCCGACGACGACACCGACACCGTGCTGGCAGCGGGCTGCGTCCTGTGGCGCCGCGCCCTCCTCGACGACGGCCTGGAGATCTGCCTCGTCCACCGGCCGAAGTACGGGGACTGGTCGCACCCCAAGGGCAAGCTCAAGCGGGGCGAGGCCCCGCTGGCCGGCGCGCTGCGCGAGGTGCGCGAGGAGACCGGCCACGACTGCGCGCCGGGCGCCGCCCTGCCCACGATGCGCTACACGGTCAACGGCCGGCCCAAGAAGGTCAGCTACTGGGCGGCGGAGGCCACCTCGGGCGCCTTCCTGCCCAACCGCGAGGTCGACCGCATCCTCTGGCTCCCGCCCGTCGCGGCCCGCAACCGCCTCACCCAGCCCCGCGACCGCACCCTCGTCGACGCACTCCTCGACGCGCTGCACATGACGTGA
- a CDS encoding CHAD domain-containing protein, translating into MLGAYLQGQATEFLRSLRRHGESGAAGGTAADAARTLRRAARRISGTLHTFRPLLDAEWSDELRPELAWLSGTLAQEHACADRLLRLTDALHRLTSAASGTTGGGALPQQAATAPASATTLALGAAKAAALLDRQLTLARTRAHSAALQSLGSPRFHAVADRVAVLASEVPLAAGGVALPKLAGEAESRLAEAVNALHHTGGRLPTPYNPDADAPWHHVRLLLRLHRYAQEVLPGADPAPVRLTAAAHALNTHRDAAEAAAAAAHAARTPRIAPATAYALGVLHADQRHQVEAARNAFGKAWQRERVGTP; encoded by the coding sequence ATCCTCGGGGCCTACCTCCAGGGGCAGGCGACCGAGTTCCTGCGCTCGCTGCGCCGGCACGGCGAGAGCGGCGCGGCGGGCGGCACCGCGGCCGACGCGGCCCGCACCCTGCGCCGCGCCGCCCGCCGGATCAGCGGCACCCTGCACACCTTCCGCCCGCTCCTCGACGCGGAGTGGTCGGACGAGCTGCGCCCCGAACTGGCGTGGCTGTCCGGCACGCTGGCGCAGGAGCACGCCTGCGCGGACCGGCTGCTCCGGCTGACCGACGCCCTGCACCGGCTGACGTCGGCCGCCTCCGGCACCACGGGCGGCGGCGCCCTGCCCCAGCAGGCGGCCACCGCCCCCGCCTCCGCCACCACCCTGGCCCTCGGCGCGGCCAAGGCGGCGGCCCTGCTCGACCGCCAGCTCACCCTCGCGAGAACGCGCGCCCACAGCGCCGCCCTGCAGTCCCTGGGCAGCCCCCGCTTCCACGCGGTCGCGGACCGGGTCGCCGTGCTGGCCAGCGAGGTGCCGCTGGCCGCCGGCGGTGTCGCGCTGCCCAAGCTGGCCGGGGAGGCCGAGTCCCGCCTCGCCGAGGCGGTGAACGCCCTGCACCACACGGGCGGCCGGCTCCCCACCCCGTACAACCCGGACGCGGACGCGCCCTGGCACCACGTACGGCTCCTGCTGCGCCTGCACCGCTACGCCCAGGAGGTACTGCCCGGCGCGGACCCGGCGCCCGTACGACTGACCGCGGCGGCGCACGCCCTGAACACGCACCGCGACGCCGCGGAGGCCGCGGCCGCGGCAGCGCACGCGGCGCGCACCCCGCGCATCGCCCCCGCGACGGCGTACGCCCTCGGCGTGCTCCACGCCGACCAGCGCCACCAGGTGGAGGCCGCAAGGAACGCGTTCGGAAAAGCGTGGCAGCGAGAGAGGGTGGGAACCCCATGA
- a CDS encoding FAD-binding oxidoreductase, producing MERRTFMAASAAALTATAASACTASSGAAPAASTSASASNSSSLRSTSASTSASARATAAANLDALAKDLDGSLVRPGQAQWAAARQLYNTRFDDLRPTAVAYVAGRDDLRTTLAYARAHRVPVAIRNGGHSYAGWSSGNGRLILDVSRMKSVRASGGEAVVGAGAKLIDVYRALAAKGVTIPAGSCPTVGVSGLALGGGHGVVSRAYGLTCDSLTGATLITADGKELTADARTNKDLFWALRGAGNGQFGVVTELRFKTHPAPQGVSAYMSWPWSKAATVLKAWQKWGPAQPDEIWSSLHVANAAGGTPTVSVSAFSLGTYTELQNAVDRLADGSGGPGPASSVSLKRHSYEEAMEIYAGCSGFSSDAQCHLPGATPGRSARGALQRETYAAHSDFFDRNLSDAGVRTLLRQLSAVSSGAGSVALTALGGAVNRVDPTATAFVHRRSRMLAQYIVSWRAGTSGASARDWLKRAHDAMRPYASGAAYQNYTDPTLTDWKKAYYGDAAPRLTKLKKQYDPEGFFTFPQSL from the coding sequence ATGGAACGGCGTACGTTCATGGCGGCATCGGCGGCGGCACTCACGGCGACAGCGGCCTCGGCCTGCACCGCGTCGTCCGGCGCGGCCCCGGCGGCATCCACCTCGGCATCGGCGTCGAACTCCTCCTCCCTCCGCTCGACGAGCGCTTCCACCAGCGCCTCGGCCCGCGCGACGGCCGCGGCGAACCTGGACGCGCTCGCCAAGGACCTCGACGGCTCCCTGGTCCGCCCCGGCCAGGCGCAGTGGGCGGCGGCCCGCCAGCTGTACAACACCCGCTTCGACGACCTGAGACCGACGGCGGTCGCCTATGTCGCGGGCCGCGACGACCTGCGGACGACGCTGGCGTACGCCCGCGCGCACCGGGTCCCGGTGGCGATACGCAACGGCGGCCACTCGTACGCGGGCTGGTCCTCGGGCAACGGCCGGCTGATCCTCGACGTGTCCCGCATGAAGTCGGTCCGCGCCTCGGGCGGCGAGGCGGTCGTCGGCGCCGGCGCGAAGCTCATCGACGTCTACCGGGCGCTGGCGGCCAAGGGCGTCACGATCCCGGCGGGCTCCTGCCCCACGGTCGGCGTCTCGGGCCTGGCGCTCGGCGGCGGCCACGGCGTCGTCTCCCGGGCCTACGGCCTGACCTGCGACAGCCTCACCGGCGCCACCCTGATCACGGCGGACGGCAAGGAGCTGACCGCCGACGCCCGCACCAACAAAGACCTGTTCTGGGCGCTGCGCGGCGCGGGCAACGGCCAGTTCGGGGTCGTCACCGAGCTCCGCTTCAAGACCCATCCGGCCCCGCAGGGCGTCTCCGCGTACATGTCCTGGCCCTGGTCGAAGGCGGCCACGGTCCTCAAGGCGTGGCAGAAGTGGGGCCCCGCCCAGCCGGACGAGATCTGGTCGTCGCTGCACGTGGCGAACGCGGCGGGCGGCACCCCCACCGTCTCCGTCTCCGCGTTCTCGCTGGGCACGTACACCGAGCTGCAGAACGCGGTGGACCGCCTCGCCGACGGCTCCGGCGGCCCCGGCCCGGCCTCCTCGGTCTCCCTCAAGCGCCACTCCTACGAGGAGGCCATGGAGATCTACGCGGGCTGCTCCGGCTTCTCCTCCGACGCCCAGTGCCATCTGCCGGGCGCCACCCCGGGCCGCTCGGCGCGGGGCGCGCTCCAGCGCGAGACGTACGCGGCCCACTCGGACTTCTTCGACCGGAACCTGTCGGACGCGGGCGTGCGCACGCTCCTGCGCCAGCTGTCGGCGGTCTCGTCGGGCGCGGGCTCGGTCGCCCTCACGGCGCTCGGCGGCGCGGTCAACCGGGTGGACCCGACGGCGACGGCGTTCGTCCACCGCCGCTCGCGGATGCTCGCGCAGTACATCGTGAGCTGGCGCGCGGGCACGTCCGGCGCGTCGGCCCGCGACTGGCTGAAAAGAGCACACGACGCGATGCGCCCGTACGCGTCCGGCGCGGCGTACCAGAACTACACGGACCCGACGCTGACCGACTGGAAGAAGGCCTACTACGGGGACGCGGCGCCCCGCCTGACGAAGCTGAAGAAGCAGTACGACCCCGAGGGCTTCTTCACGTTCCCGCAGTCGCTGTAG
- a CDS encoding phosphatase PAP2 family protein produces MAGLEALAALETSGSNPDVTLLYDINGLAADAPGWFDRTMEFVGEYGILLGLVLVALWTWWGARKRETLDDAASSVAAVVWAPLAAAVAVLVNVPIRGFVERPRPFRDHDGLTVLVDGKNDFSFVSDHATLAMAMGAALFVAHRRLGFAAIGLAVLEGFCRVFMGVHYPTDVVGGFALGTAVALLLSPLASALITPLARAVGRTRRVSWLVWAPSAVPAAVEIPEARGASGGAEERDLAA; encoded by the coding sequence ATGGCTGGACTCGAGGCACTCGCAGCACTCGAGACTTCCGGGTCGAACCCTGACGTCACGCTGCTCTACGACATCAACGGACTGGCCGCGGACGCGCCCGGCTGGTTCGACCGCACGATGGAGTTCGTCGGCGAGTACGGGATTCTGCTCGGCCTCGTCCTCGTCGCGCTCTGGACCTGGTGGGGCGCGCGCAAGCGCGAGACCCTCGATGACGCCGCGTCCTCGGTCGCCGCCGTCGTGTGGGCGCCGCTGGCCGCCGCCGTCGCGGTTCTGGTCAATGTGCCGATCCGGGGGTTCGTCGAGCGGCCGCGGCCGTTCAGAGACCACGACGGGCTCACCGTCCTGGTGGACGGCAAGAACGACTTCTCGTTCGTCAGCGACCACGCCACGCTGGCCATGGCCATGGGCGCGGCCCTCTTCGTCGCCCACCGCAGGCTCGGGTTCGCCGCGATCGGGCTCGCCGTTCTCGAAGGGTTCTGCCGGGTCTTCATGGGCGTGCACTACCCGACCGACGTCGTCGGCGGGTTCGCGCTCGGTACGGCCGTCGCGCTGCTGCTCTCGCCGCTGGCCTCGGCGCTGATCACGCCGCTCGCGCGGGCCGTCGGGCGGACCCGGCGGGTTTCGTGGCTGGTCTGGGCGCCGAGCGCGGTGCCGGCCGCCGTGGAGATTCCTGAGGCCCGGGGGGCCTCCGGGGGGGCCGAGGAGCGGGATCTCGCCGCTTGA
- the pstA gene encoding phosphate ABC transporter permease PstA gives MSTTTPLVKRPGSLSAARLPKWFPWVAAVGSIAVGCAIGLGAGLSSHVQWGLLAALVFVLGTYAIATKVEGRRQAKDRVATSIVWVSFILAVIPLASLVYETVKRGVKVLDPYFLTHSMGFVTSYQPGGGIYHAILGTLEQVGLATLISVPIGLLTAIYLVEYGRGKLAKAVTFFVDVMTGIPSIVAGLFILSFWILILGFGYSGFAGSMALSILMIPVVVRSTEEMLKLVPNELREASLALGVPKWRTILKVVLPTSIGGITTGVMLAVARIAGETAPVLLLVFGNPLINSNPFDGPQASLPLYIYDQYAKSGGSQAAYDRAWAAALVLIAFIMILNLVARGIARWKAPKTGR, from the coding sequence ATGAGCACCACCACCCCTCTTGTGAAGCGCCCCGGCTCGCTCAGCGCCGCCCGCCTGCCCAAGTGGTTCCCCTGGGTCGCCGCCGTCGGCTCGATCGCCGTCGGCTGCGCGATCGGACTCGGCGCCGGACTCTCCAGCCACGTCCAGTGGGGCCTGCTCGCCGCCCTGGTCTTCGTCCTCGGCACCTACGCCATCGCCACGAAGGTCGAGGGCCGGCGCCAGGCCAAGGACCGGGTCGCGACCAGCATCGTCTGGGTCTCCTTCATCCTGGCCGTGATCCCGCTCGCCTCGCTCGTCTACGAGACGGTCAAGCGCGGCGTGAAGGTGCTCGACCCGTACTTCCTGACCCACTCGATGGGCTTCGTCACCAGCTACCAGCCCGGCGGCGGCATCTACCACGCCATCCTCGGCACCCTGGAGCAGGTCGGCCTCGCCACCCTGATCTCGGTCCCGATCGGCCTGCTGACGGCGATCTACCTGGTCGAGTACGGCCGCGGCAAGCTGGCGAAGGCCGTCACGTTCTTCGTGGACGTCATGACGGGCATCCCCTCCATCGTGGCGGGCCTGTTCATCCTGTCCTTCTGGATCCTCATCCTCGGCTTCGGCTACTCCGGCTTCGCCGGCTCGATGGCCCTGTCCATCCTGATGATCCCGGTCGTGGTCCGCTCCACCGAAGAGATGCTCAAGCTGGTCCCGAACGAGCTGCGCGAGGCCTCCCTCGCCCTCGGCGTGCCGAAGTGGCGCACGATCCTCAAGGTCGTCCTGCCGACGTCGATCGGCGGCATCACCACCGGCGTCATGCTGGCCGTCGCCCGTATCGCGGGCGAGACCGCCCCGGTCCTCCTCCTGGTGTTCGGCAACCCGCTGATCAACTCGAACCCCTTCGACGGACCGCAGGCGTCCCTGCCGCTCTACATCTACGACCAGTACGCCAAGAGCGGCGGCAGCCAGGCCGCGTACGACCGTGCCTGGGCCGCGGCCCTGGTGCTGATCGCCTTCATCATGATCCTCAACCTCGTGGCCCGCGGCATCGCCCGCTGGAAGGCCCCGAAGACGGGCCGCTGA
- a CDS encoding DUF47 family protein: MRFRLTPRETSFYDMFAASADNIVTGSKLLMELLGADSSARAEIAERMRAAEHAGDDATHAIFHQLNSSFITPFDREDIYNLASSLDDIMDFMEEAVDLVVLYQVEELPKGVEQQIEVLARAAELTAEAMPNLRTMDNLTEYWIEVNRLENQADQIHRKLLATLFNGKYDAIEVLKLKQIVDVLEEAADAFEHVANTVETIAVKES; the protein is encoded by the coding sequence GTGCGCTTTCGTCTGACCCCCAGGGAGACGAGCTTCTACGACATGTTCGCCGCATCCGCGGACAACATCGTCACGGGCTCGAAGCTCCTGATGGAACTGCTCGGAGCGGACTCCTCCGCCCGGGCCGAGATCGCGGAGCGGATGCGGGCAGCCGAACACGCCGGTGACGACGCCACCCACGCGATCTTCCATCAGCTGAACTCCTCGTTCATCACGCCCTTCGACCGCGAGGACATCTACAACCTCGCGTCGTCCCTCGACGACATCATGGACTTCATGGAGGAGGCCGTCGACCTCGTCGTCCTCTACCAGGTCGAGGAGCTGCCCAAGGGCGTCGAGCAGCAGATCGAGGTCCTGGCCCGGGCGGCCGAGCTGACCGCCGAGGCCATGCCCAATCTGCGGACGATGGACAACCTCACCGAGTACTGGATCGAGGTCAACCGTCTGGAGAACCAGGCCGACCAGATCCACCGCAAGCTTCTGGCCACGCTCTTCAACGGCAAGTACGACGCCATCGAGGTGCTGAAGCTGAAGCAGATCGTGGATGTGCTGGAGGAAGCCGCCGACGCGTTCGAGCATGTCGCCAACACGGTGGAGACCATCGCCGTGAAGGAGTCCTGA